The Ovis aries strain OAR_USU_Benz2616 breed Rambouillet chromosome 2, ARS-UI_Ramb_v3.0, whole genome shotgun sequence nucleotide sequence GGCGGAAGGTGCGGGTAAAGGTGTACTTCCAGGAGCAGGGCCCTGGCGACCGCTGGGCCGCGGTGGAGAAGCGCGTGGACCTCAAGCGCAGCGGCTGGCACACCTTCCCACTCACCGAACCCATCCAGGCCCTGTTCTCACGCGGCGAGCGGCGTCTCAGCCTGGACGTGCAGTGCGACGGCTGCCGGGAGCTGGCCGTGGTGCCGGTGTTCGTGGACCCGGGCGAGGAGTCGCACCGGCCCTTCGTGGTGGTGCAGGCGCGGCTGGGCGACAGCAGGCACCGCATCCGCAAGCGGGGCCTGGAGTGCGACGGGAGGACCAGCCTGTGCTGCCGGCAGCAGTTCTTCATCGACTTCCGCCTCATCGGCTGGAACGACTGGATCATTGCGCCCACCGGCTACTACGGGAACTACTGCGAGGGCAGCTGCCCTGCCTACCTGGCCGGGGTGCCGGGCTCGGCCTCCTCCTTCCACACGGCCGTGGTAAACCAGTACCGCATGCGGGGGCTGAACCCGGGCACCGTGAACTCCTGCTGCATCCCCACCAAGCTGAGCACCATGTCCATGCTCTACTTCGACGACGAGTACAACATCGTCAAGCGGGACGTGCCCAATATGATCGTGGAGGAGTGCGGCTGCGCATGAGGGCGCGGCTCCATCGGGGCATAGGGACCAGGGTGTGGCAAGTGGAGCGCGGTGATGCCCGGGAGGTGCCCGGGGCCGGCCTGAGATCTTTTCCTGCTTCCTCATCCAGCAATCTGTCAAAAACAGAGGGAGAACCCTCCACGGACACGAAGGACTGGACAATGCACACGTAGACGCGCACAGCCAGACGCATCCTGCCACCCACATGGCAGCCTCTGGGATCCCAGCAAGTGTATGCGGTGATAAATAGCAGCTCAGCCACAAATGCCTGTCACTCGGAGAGAATGGGGTGAGCAGCCACCGTTCCCCCACGCCCCTCCCCCCCCAGCTGGCCTGGCCACTCTGAATCGCGCCTTCCGAGCACACAGAAAGCACAAAGACaagagacacagagggagagagagcgaGCGAACCCGGAGCTTGGAGAGGAGCAgcagttggggggtggggagcaggcagcCTGCAGAGGGCCGCGTGTCCCGCTTTGCCCGTTCAAGGCCGCCGGGGTCCCTACATCTCTTGGCTGCAACATGTGGGCTTGCTCCCCTGGCCTGGGATCCTTCCTGCTGCGGCGAGCCGGGCAGCCTGTCCTGTCCCATCCTTGGAGAAGGAGGCCCAACTAGGCTACCACCTGCCAGAGACCGGAGACCATGGAGCTGTGGTAGTGACCATTTGACTGTCGCTTGGGGCCCTGGTGTGacttctatgtgtgtgtgtgttttgggggtggggagggagggagaggagaagggtcTTAATTTGATGCTTTAACTGATCACTAGCAGTTGAATGGTCAT carries:
- the INHBB gene encoding inhibin beta B chain, with amino-acid sequence MDGLPGRALGAACLVMLAVGWLGPGVWGSPTPPPSPAAPQPPPPPPGAPGGAQDTCTSCGGFRRPEELGRVDGDFLEAVKRHILSRLQMRGRPNITHAVPKAAMVTALRKLHAGKVREDGRVEIPHLDGHASPGADGPERVSEIISFAETDGLASSRVRLYFFISNEGNQNLFVVQASLWLYLKLLPYVLEKGGRRKVRVKVYFQEQGPGDRWAAVEKRVDLKRSGWHTFPLTEPIQALFSRGERRLSLDVQCDGCRELAVVPVFVDPGEESHRPFVVVQARLGDSRHRIRKRGLECDGRTSLCCRQQFFIDFRLIGWNDWIIAPTGYYGNYCEGSCPAYLAGVPGSASSFHTAVVNQYRMRGLNPGTVNSCCIPTKLSTMSMLYFDDEYNIVKRDVPNMIVEECGCA